From Ignavibacteriota bacterium, the proteins below share one genomic window:
- a CDS encoding S8 family serine peptidase → MNRRSIACSVIPILLLGLYQVAMPQATLSPRLSAAISHASQSAIHHAWVYFADKGGADLKKAVPTSLVTEASLRRRMNVMPASALVDETDLPVHAPYLAQLGARGVTVGQVSKWLNAVSIRGTGEQIARCTALPFVTSLDLVTGFKRSPDPAVPAGEQTPSVQKQTGTHALDYGSSFSQVNTINVPAIHDLGNSAQGVILGVFDNGFRLPAHEAFASMNILATYDFVDNKVSVVPSNPSTNFGDHGVYTLATIGGYKPGALIGPAYGASYILARTENDSSETPAEEDKWVRAIEWADSLGVQVTSTSLGYLDYDAGYTSWTWENMDGRTTAITRAAAMAVRKGIVVVNSAGNEGFNASHNTLIAPADADSVVAAGAVTSAGARASFSSIGPSTSVPPRIKPDVMAQGTNVFVASATNTTEYTLIQGTSFSCPLTAGVAALLVKEHPTAPPMTIVNAMKSTASKANAPDNLMGYGILNALAARVSLGSTDTNGLPSVEGGDYHLGQNYPNPFNPGTRIEFAAPQEANVTLTIYDLIGRRVRTLVSGTVRRGLHRTEWNGKDDGGSDVAAGVYIYRLTAAGIDGGQSVINRKLLLLR, encoded by the coding sequence ATGAATCGGCGATCCATTGCGTGTTCGGTCATCCCCATCCTTCTCCTTGGCCTGTATCAGGTTGCCATGCCGCAGGCCACGCTGAGCCCGCGCCTCTCTGCTGCGATCTCGCACGCGTCGCAGTCGGCGATCCATCACGCATGGGTCTATTTCGCCGACAAGGGCGGGGCCGATCTGAAGAAGGCCGTGCCCACCTCGCTCGTCACCGAAGCCTCGCTTCGCCGTCGCATGAACGTGATGCCGGCCTCGGCCCTCGTGGACGAGACCGACCTGCCGGTGCACGCACCATACCTTGCACAACTGGGCGCCCGCGGCGTCACGGTGGGACAGGTCTCCAAATGGCTCAACGCGGTGAGCATCCGGGGTACCGGGGAGCAGATCGCACGCTGCACGGCACTCCCGTTCGTGACGTCCCTTGACCTGGTCACAGGCTTCAAACGCTCGCCCGATCCGGCAGTGCCTGCCGGCGAGCAGACCCCATCGGTGCAGAAGCAGACCGGTACCCACGCCCTGGATTACGGATCGTCCTTCTCGCAGGTGAATACCATCAACGTGCCGGCGATCCATGACCTCGGCAATTCCGCCCAGGGGGTCATCCTCGGGGTCTTCGACAATGGCTTCCGGCTCCCGGCGCACGAAGCCTTCGCCTCGATGAACATCCTCGCCACCTACGACTTCGTGGACAACAAGGTCAGCGTGGTCCCTTCCAATCCGAGCACGAACTTCGGCGATCACGGCGTCTACACCCTCGCCACCATTGGCGGTTACAAACCGGGGGCCCTCATCGGACCTGCCTACGGCGCCAGCTACATTCTTGCGCGCACCGAGAACGACAGCAGCGAAACGCCGGCAGAGGAGGACAAGTGGGTGCGTGCGATCGAGTGGGCGGACAGTCTGGGCGTGCAGGTGACGAGCACATCCCTCGGCTATCTGGACTATGATGCCGGGTATACGAGCTGGACGTGGGAGAACATGGATGGGAGGACGACTGCGATCACGCGCGCCGCGGCCATGGCCGTGCGCAAGGGGATCGTGGTGGTGAACTCCGCGGGCAACGAAGGATTCAACGCATCGCACAACACGCTCATCGCCCCGGCCGACGCCGATAGCGTGGTCGCCGCCGGTGCGGTCACCTCCGCCGGTGCACGCGCATCGTTCAGTTCCATCGGTCCCAGTACCTCGGTCCCACCCCGCATCAAGCCGGACGTCATGGCACAGGGAACGAATGTGTTCGTGGCGAGCGCGACCAACACGACGGAGTACACGCTGATCCAGGGAACGTCGTTCTCCTGTCCGCTCACCGCAGGGGTTGCGGCGCTGCTCGTGAAAGAGCATCCCACGGCACCCCCGATGACGATCGTGAATGCGATGAAGTCGACCGCCAGCAAGGCCAATGCCCCCGACAACCTCATGGGGTACGGGATCCTGAACGCACTCGCCGCACGGGTCAGCCTGGGGAGTACCGATACGAATGGTCTGCCGTCGGTTGAAGGCGGCGACTACCATCTTGGCCAGAACTATCCGAATCCGTTCAATCCAGGGACCCGGATCGAGTTCGCCGCCCCCCAGGAGGCGAACGTCACGCTGACGATCTACGATCTGATCGGCCGGAGAGTGCGGACCCTGGTCAGCGGGACCGTGCGGCGCGGCCTGCACCGGACGGAATGGAACGGGAAGGACGACGGGGGCAGTGACGTTGCCGCGGGTGTGTACATCTACCGGCTGACCGCCGCCGGTATCGACGGCGGTCAGTCGGTGATCAACAGGAAGCTGCTACTCCTTCGTTAA
- a CDS encoding L-lysine 6-transaminase: MKKRTTTRRAVARTAPRKGKGAAPRKAASARRPLKSLVAPDAVFPTLRQHMLIDGFDIVIDLKKSRGSFIVDARTGKLYLDFFTFVASSPVGMNHPMMTSPEFLKKLAYVAVNKPSLSDIYTSEQADFLATFSWVAIPSYLPHAFFIDGGSAAVENALKTAFDWKIRKNFARGHREERGRQIIHFQGAFHGRGGYTLSLTNTDPVKTDLFPKFSWPRVNAPAMRFPMTPETTALVMQDEERAIATIKQAFHDNPDDIAAIIIEPIQGEGGDRQFRPEFFRALRQLADENEALLIADEVQTGVGMTGKMWAHQHYMQPDIISFGKKTQVCGILCGTRIDEVKDNVFKVPSRINSTWGGNLVDMVRAQRYLEIIEKEKLVENARVVGAHLLTRLQELVAEFPALFSNPRGLGLFAAFDVVTPEKRTEIREAAFDLGLIILPSGERSIRFRPPLNVSREEIDLGIEIIRKTLTKE; encoded by the coding sequence ATGAAGAAGCGCACAACGACACGTCGCGCGGTGGCCCGTACGGCCCCGCGCAAAGGGAAGGGCGCAGCACCACGCAAGGCCGCATCTGCCCGCCGGCCCCTGAAGTCCCTTGTGGCACCGGATGCAGTGTTCCCCACACTGCGTCAGCATATGCTCATCGACGGGTTCGATATCGTCATCGACCTGAAGAAGAGCCGCGGATCATTCATCGTTGATGCCCGCACGGGCAAGTTGTATCTGGATTTCTTTACGTTCGTAGCTTCGTCGCCGGTCGGCATGAATCATCCGATGATGACGTCGCCGGAATTCCTGAAGAAGCTGGCGTACGTCGCCGTGAACAAGCCCTCGCTCTCGGATATCTACACCAGCGAGCAGGCGGATTTCCTCGCCACATTCTCATGGGTCGCCATCCCATCCTACCTTCCCCATGCCTTCTTCATCGACGGAGGCTCGGCGGCGGTGGAGAACGCGCTCAAGACCGCATTCGACTGGAAGATCAGGAAGAACTTCGCCCGCGGGCACCGCGAAGAACGCGGCCGGCAGATCATTCACTTCCAGGGTGCGTTCCACGGCCGCGGGGGGTATACACTCTCCCTGACCAACACCGATCCGGTGAAGACCGACCTGTTCCCGAAGTTCTCCTGGCCGCGCGTGAATGCGCCCGCCATGCGTTTTCCGATGACGCCGGAGACCACAGCGCTCGTGATGCAGGATGAGGAACGTGCCATTGCGACGATCAAGCAGGCGTTCCACGACAACCCGGACGATATCGCGGCGATCATCATCGAGCCGATCCAGGGTGAGGGCGGCGACCGCCAGTTCCGGCCGGAGTTCTTCCGTGCCCTGCGTCAGCTCGCCGATGAGAACGAGGCGTTGCTCATCGCGGATGAGGTGCAGACGGGTGTCGGCATGACGGGGAAGATGTGGGCGCACCAGCATTACATGCAGCCGGACATCATCTCCTTCGGCAAGAAGACGCAGGTGTGCGGCATCCTGTGCGGAACGCGTATCGATGAGGTGAAGGACAACGTGTTCAAGGTGCCGAGCCGGATCAACTCCACCTGGGGCGGGAACCTGGTGGATATGGTGCGTGCGCAGCGCTACCTGGAGATCATCGAGAAGGAGAAACTGGTCGAGAATGCACGGGTGGTGGGTGCGCACCTGCTGACGCGTTTGCAGGAGCTTGTTGCAGAGTTCCCGGCCCTCTTTTCGAATCCGCGTGGACTCGGGCTGTTCGCCGCGTTCGATGTGGTGACGCCGGAGAAACGCACGGAGATCCGCGAGGCAGCGTTCGACCTGGGGCTCATCATCCTGCCCAGCGGCGAGCGGTCCATCCGGTTCCGCCCACCGCTGAACGTGTCACGCGAAGAGATCGATCTCGGGATCGAGATCATCCGCAAGACGTTAACGAAGGAGTAG
- a CDS encoding aldehyde dehydrogenase family protein: MARKFQNFIDGAWMDAISGKTFENRNPANWDEVVGTFPKSGKDDVEVAIRAARRAFEEWRLVPAPKRGDILKKVGDLMVEKKEELAKLMTREMGKVLAETRGDVQEGIDTAYYAASEGRRLFGHTVPSELPNKFNMAMRVPIGVAGIITPWNFPMAIPTWKIFPALVCGNTVVFKPASDTPATATALVEILAEAGIPAGVVNIVHGGGGEVGNAIVGHDEVDLVSFTGSTVVGKKISEMASATLKRVSLELGGKNAQMVMPDANMELALEGVLWGAFGTTGQRCTATSRLLLHEKIHDAFVAELVKRVEALKLGDGLKPGIDVGPCVNESQQQTVQSYVDIGLKQGAKVVAGGKIAKDGDLAKGWFYRPTVFTGVQPDHRIAKEEIFGPVLSVIKFRTLEEGIRILNDTIYGLSSSLYTTNINDAYTAIRDIKAGITYINAPTIGAEAHMPFGGVKQTGNGHREGGWTVYDFFSEWKTVYVDYSGGLQRAQIDNYKD; the protein is encoded by the coding sequence ATGGCAAGGAAATTCCAGAATTTCATCGACGGCGCATGGATGGATGCCATCTCCGGGAAGACCTTCGAGAACCGGAACCCCGCGAACTGGGATGAGGTGGTTGGTACCTTTCCGAAGTCGGGAAAGGACGACGTTGAAGTGGCGATCCGCGCCGCACGCCGCGCATTCGAAGAGTGGCGGCTGGTGCCCGCACCCAAGCGCGGCGACATCCTGAAGAAGGTCGGCGACCTGATGGTCGAGAAGAAGGAAGAACTGGCGAAGCTGATGACCCGGGAGATGGGGAAAGTGCTCGCCGAGACCCGCGGCGACGTGCAGGAAGGCATCGATACCGCCTACTATGCCGCCAGCGAAGGGCGCCGCCTGTTCGGCCATACCGTTCCCTCGGAATTGCCGAACAAGTTCAACATGGCAATGCGCGTGCCGATCGGCGTTGCGGGCATCATCACGCCCTGGAACTTCCCGATGGCGATCCCCACCTGGAAGATCTTCCCCGCGCTGGTGTGCGGGAATACGGTCGTGTTCAAGCCGGCATCGGACACCCCTGCCACGGCAACAGCCCTCGTCGAGATCCTCGCCGAAGCCGGCATCCCCGCGGGTGTCGTGAACATCGTGCACGGTGGCGGCGGCGAGGTGGGCAATGCGATCGTCGGCCACGATGAAGTGGACCTGGTGAGCTTCACCGGCTCCACGGTGGTCGGCAAGAAGATCTCCGAGATGGCGTCGGCCACCCTGAAACGCGTCTCGCTCGAACTCGGCGGCAAGAACGCGCAGATGGTGATGCCGGATGCGAACATGGAACTCGCCCTCGAAGGCGTGCTCTGGGGCGCCTTCGGTACCACGGGTCAGCGCTGTACGGCCACGAGCCGGCTCCTGCTGCACGAGAAGATCCATGATGCGTTCGTTGCGGAACTCGTGAAGCGGGTGGAAGCCCTGAAGCTTGGCGACGGCCTGAAGCCGGGCATCGATGTCGGCCCGTGCGTGAACGAATCGCAGCAGCAGACGGTGCAGAGCTACGTGGATATCGGGCTGAAGCAGGGTGCAAAGGTGGTTGCCGGCGGCAAGATCGCGAAGGACGGCGACCTGGCGAAGGGGTGGTTCTACCGCCCAACGGTGTTCACGGGCGTACAACCCGACCACCGTATCGCCAAAGAGGAGATCTTCGGACCGGTCCTGTCGGTGATCAAGTTCAGGACGCTGGAAGAAGGCATCCGGATCCTCAACGACACGATCTACGGCCTCTCGTCGTCCCTGTATACGACGAACATCAATGATGCCTATACGGCCATCCGCGACATCAAGGCCGGGATCACGTACATCAACGCTCCGACCATCGGTGCCGAAGCACACATGCCGTTCGGCGGCGTGAAGCAGACCGGCAACGGCCACCGGGAAGGCGGGTGGACGGTGTATGACTTCTTCTCGGAGTGGAAGACGGTGTACGTCGACTACAGCGGTGGATTGCAGCGGGCACAGATCGACAATTACAAGGACTGA